One region of Streptomyces davaonensis JCM 4913 genomic DNA includes:
- a CDS encoding response regulator transcription factor, whose translation MCAHVLVAEDDEMQAELIRRSLLAEGHSATVVHDGPAALDAVRRLRPDLVVLDLMLPVIDGFGVCRVLRRDDDIPVLMLTARSAEDDVLLGLELGADDYMTKPYSPRELMARIRTVLRRSGRAADRREDPVVRAAGLAVDPARHEVSCDGEPVECTPAEFQILLAMTAEPERVFSRRQLLECTRGTDRASTERAVDVHIMNLRRKIEADPRRPARLLTVFGVGYKLSGGRG comes from the coding sequence GTGTGCGCACATGTGCTGGTCGCCGAGGACGACGAGATGCAGGCCGAACTCATCCGGCGCTCCCTGTTGGCGGAGGGGCACTCCGCGACGGTGGTCCATGACGGCCCCGCCGCCCTGGACGCCGTCCGCCGGCTCCGCCCCGACCTCGTCGTACTGGACCTGATGCTCCCGGTGATCGACGGCTTCGGGGTGTGCCGGGTGCTGCGCCGGGACGACGACATCCCGGTGCTGATGCTCACCGCCCGCTCCGCCGAGGACGACGTGCTGCTCGGCCTGGAGCTGGGCGCCGACGACTACATGACCAAGCCGTACAGTCCGCGCGAGCTGATGGCCCGGATCCGCACGGTGCTGCGGCGCAGCGGACGCGCTGCGGACCGGCGGGAGGACCCGGTCGTACGGGCCGCCGGGCTCGCCGTCGATCCGGCCCGGCACGAGGTGAGCTGCGACGGGGAGCCGGTGGAGTGCACACCGGCCGAGTTCCAGATCCTGCTCGCCATGACAGCCGAGCCCGAGCGGGTGTTCTCCCGGCGGCAGTTGCTGGAGTGCACCCGCGGCACAGACCGGGCCTCCACCGAGCGGGCCGTGGACGTGCACATCATGAACCTGCGCCGCAAGATCGAGGCCGACCCGCGCCGCCCGGCCCGGCTGCTGACGGTGTTCGGGGTCGGCTACAAGCTGAGCGGCGGTCGCGGATGA
- a CDS encoding sensor histidine kinase codes for MSSGIPLRKRLLVRLLIASVLIAVCSVAATAWLAVETTTRALREEQGQVLADDMDVLTRLSGYAATHPDWKGVEDSLRELSGRIGRRIALTTPDRRVIADSAPPGTPLPPRAAATVDPLSTDTHTDSGAQRGGIDPRVVGPYRLPAGERARLDALAEERRACYENNGVQATVARTPTGRPTLTDQDGSAVDYVPLDCADGRLNTPTATEEKALAELTEQARTCLDEHGLDYVEPLFIGVDVTDRRMDTRYVMGKLKEHPYDRAQRQADDCVDQARRAQLDPYVAPAADLFLGVGDRPAARFDLSPANWTKVVGAAGLVLAVTVAVTAVVATRLVRPLRALTAAAQQPPDRHVRVPVTTRDETGILAAAFNELTERRARLEAQRKAMVSDIAHELRSPLTNIRGWLEVTRDGVVEPDPALLSSLHEEALVLQRVIDDLQDLADADAGTLRLHREPVRADELLDQVAAAHRVAADAAGVTLRAAAQGTPWLDADPVRMRQALGNLVSNALRHTPQGGTVTLAARREGDEVVLEVTDTGTGIAPDELPHVFDRFWRAEKSRSRRTGGSGLGLPIVRHLLAAHGGTAEATSEPGAGSVFTLRLPGGSAPDDT; via the coding sequence ATGAGCTCCGGCATACCGCTGCGCAAGCGGCTCCTGGTGCGGCTGCTGATCGCCTCGGTGCTGATCGCCGTGTGCTCGGTGGCGGCGACGGCCTGGCTGGCGGTGGAGACCACCACCCGCGCCCTGCGCGAGGAACAGGGGCAGGTCCTCGCCGACGACATGGACGTCCTCACCCGGCTCAGCGGCTACGCGGCGACCCACCCCGACTGGAAGGGCGTCGAGGACAGCCTGCGCGAGCTGTCCGGCCGGATCGGCCGCCGGATCGCCCTGACCACCCCCGACCGCAGGGTGATCGCCGACTCCGCGCCGCCCGGCACGCCGCTGCCGCCGCGCGCCGCCGCCACCGTCGACCCGCTGAGCACCGACACCCACACCGACAGCGGCGCCCAGCGCGGCGGCATCGACCCTCGGGTGGTGGGCCCGTACCGGCTCCCCGCCGGCGAGCGCGCCCGGCTCGACGCACTCGCCGAGGAACGGCGCGCGTGCTACGAGAACAACGGCGTCCAAGCGACCGTGGCGCGCACCCCGACCGGCCGCCCGACCCTCACCGACCAGGACGGCAGCGCCGTCGACTACGTACCGCTGGACTGCGCCGACGGACGCCTCAACACCCCCACCGCCACCGAGGAGAAGGCGCTGGCCGAGCTCACCGAACAGGCCCGCACCTGTCTGGACGAGCACGGCCTGGACTACGTCGAGCCGCTGTTCATCGGCGTGGACGTCACCGACCGGCGGATGGACACCCGCTACGTGATGGGCAAGCTGAAGGAGCACCCCTACGACCGGGCCCAACGGCAGGCGGACGACTGCGTCGACCAGGCCCGCCGGGCCCAGCTCGACCCCTATGTAGCCCCGGCCGCCGACCTGTTCCTGGGGGTCGGGGACCGGCCCGCCGCGCGCTTCGACCTGTCCCCGGCGAACTGGACGAAGGTCGTGGGCGCAGCGGGCCTGGTGCTCGCCGTCACGGTGGCCGTGACCGCCGTCGTCGCCACCCGGCTGGTCCGGCCGCTGCGCGCGCTGACCGCGGCCGCCCAGCAGCCGCCGGACAGGCACGTCCGGGTGCCCGTGACGACCCGCGACGAGACCGGCATCCTCGCCGCCGCCTTCAACGAACTCACCGAGCGCCGCGCCCGGTTGGAGGCCCAGCGCAAGGCGATGGTCAGCGACATCGCGCACGAACTGCGCAGTCCGCTCACCAACATCCGCGGCTGGCTGGAGGTGACCCGCGACGGCGTCGTGGAGCCCGACCCGGCCCTGCTCTCCTCCCTGCACGAGGAGGCGCTCGTCCTCCAGCGCGTCATCGACGATCTCCAGGACCTCGCCGACGCCGACGCCGGAACCCTGCGCCTGCACCGCGAGCCCGTCCGCGCCGACGAACTCCTCGACCAGGTCGCCGCCGCCCACCGCGTCGCCGCCGACGCGGCCGGAGTGACCCTGCGGGCCGCCGCACAGGGCACGCCCTGGCTGGACGCCGACCCGGTCCGGATGCGGCAGGCGCTCGGCAACCTGGTCTCCAACGCCCTGCGCCACACCCCGCAGGGCGGCACCGTCACGCTGGCCGCGCGCCGCGAGGGCGACGAGGTCGTCCTGGAGGTCACCGACACCGGAACCGGCATCGCCCCGGACGAACTGCCGCACGTCTTCGACCGGTTCTGGCGGGCGGAGAAGTCCCGCAGCCGCCGCACCGGCGGCAGCGGGCTCGGCCTGCCCATCGTCCGTCACCTGCTGGCCGCGCACGGCGGTACGGCCGAGGCGACGAGCGAGCCCGGCGCAGGCTCGGTGTTCACCCTCCGGCTGCCGGGCGGTTCCGCACCGGACGACACCTGA
- a CDS encoding L,D-transpeptidase family protein: MITPNPRATALLAAALLLTGCGTGAVAHTTSAAAPTTSAPQPEISLDLAPQQLPGLGPKTWAQVPSDTRQALVVTGRGKNSPRSSAVLYERTDAGWEADRNWPAHNALKGWTDDHRLGDLRSPVGVYTLSDAGGLLRDPGTRLPYDQSTGFTLGGTGFEGEPLAGSFDYVIAIDYNRKPGTTPLDWTRPLGADRGGGIWLHVDHGGPTKGCVSLDREHMKDLLLALDPDRNPVVVMGDRTSLAR; this comes from the coding sequence ATGATCACGCCGAACCCCCGGGCCACGGCCCTGCTGGCCGCCGCCCTGTTGCTCACCGGATGCGGCACCGGCGCCGTGGCGCACACCACGAGCGCCGCCGCCCCCACCACCAGCGCGCCCCAGCCCGAGATCTCCCTCGACCTGGCCCCGCAGCAACTGCCCGGACTCGGTCCCAAGACCTGGGCGCAGGTGCCCTCCGACACCCGCCAGGCCCTCGTGGTCACCGGACGCGGCAAGAATTCCCCGCGCTCCTCGGCCGTCCTGTACGAGCGCACCGACGCGGGCTGGGAGGCGGACCGGAACTGGCCCGCGCACAACGCGCTGAAGGGCTGGACCGACGACCACCGGCTCGGCGATCTGCGCAGCCCCGTCGGCGTGTACACCCTCAGCGACGCCGGCGGCCTGCTCCGCGACCCCGGAACCCGGCTGCCGTACGACCAGTCCACCGGATTCACCCTGGGCGGCACCGGATTCGAGGGCGAACCCCTCGCCGGATCCTTCGACTACGTCATCGCCATCGACTACAACCGCAAGCCCGGCACCACGCCCCTGGACTGGACGCGCCCGCTCGGCGCGGACCGGGGCGGCGGCATATGGCTGCACGTCGACCACGGCGGCCCCACCAAAGGCTGCGTCAGCCTCGACCGGGAGCACATGAAAGACCTCCTGCTGGCCCTGGACCCGGACCGCAACCCCGTCGTCGTCATGGGCGACCGGACCTCCCTCGCCCGCTGA
- a CDS encoding IS110 family RNA-guided transposase: MFERTYAGLDVHARSVVGAAIDGVSGEIRSLRLAPETNAVLAWVASLPAPVAVAYEAGPTGFGLARALTAAGVRCVVVAPSKIERPPGDRVKTDRRDAERLARLLRIGELPAVRVPTEAEEAARDLVRAREDVRGDLMRARHRLSKLLLRQGLVWQGTAWTQEHEGWLRSLCFDRFGVRLAFEEAFDTVLSTHARRGRLDGAIEQMAAASPFAPVVGRLGCLRGISTLTAFGLAVEVGDWHRFTGATISSYLGLVPSEASSGERRVQGPITKTGNSHARRLLVEASWHHRKRYRPSRELMRRQAGQPPAVRDRAERGNRRLNQRWKRFDTRNKRPTIAAVAVARELAGWCWSLAVMDEPS; the protein is encoded by the coding sequence ATGTTCGAGCGTACGTATGCCGGGCTGGATGTTCACGCCCGTTCGGTCGTCGGGGCCGCGATCGATGGAGTTTCCGGGGAGATCCGGTCGCTGCGGCTGGCGCCGGAGACGAACGCGGTGCTGGCCTGGGTGGCGTCGTTGCCCGCTCCGGTGGCGGTGGCGTATGAGGCAGGGCCGACTGGGTTCGGGCTGGCCAGGGCGTTAACAGCGGCGGGTGTGCGGTGCGTGGTGGTGGCCCCGTCGAAGATCGAGCGGCCGCCGGGGGATCGGGTCAAGACCGACCGGCGGGATGCCGAGAGGTTGGCCAGGCTGCTGCGGATCGGGGAACTCCCGGCCGTGCGGGTGCCCACCGAGGCGGAGGAAGCCGCGCGGGATCTCGTGCGAGCGCGCGAGGACGTGCGCGGGGACCTGATGAGGGCGAGGCACCGGCTGTCCAAGCTGCTGCTGCGCCAGGGCCTGGTGTGGCAGGGCACGGCCTGGACGCAGGAGCACGAGGGTTGGCTGCGCTCGCTCTGCTTCGACCGGTTCGGCGTGCGGCTGGCCTTCGAGGAAGCCTTCGACACCGTGCTGAGCACCCATGCCCGCCGCGGGCGGCTGGACGGGGCCATCGAGCAGATGGCCGCCGCCTCGCCGTTCGCGCCGGTGGTGGGGCGGCTGGGGTGCCTGCGCGGGATCAGCACGCTGACCGCCTTCGGCCTGGCCGTCGAGGTCGGCGACTGGCACCGGTTCACCGGCGCCACCATCAGTTCCTATCTGGGGCTGGTGCCCTCGGAAGCATCCAGCGGAGAGCGCCGGGTGCAGGGTCCGATCACCAAGACCGGCAACAGTCACGCCCGCCGGCTGCTGGTGGAGGCGTCCTGGCACCACCGCAAGCGCTACCGTCCCAGCCGCGAGCTGATGCGCCGCCAGGCCGGTCAGCCGCCCGCCGTCCGGGACCGGGCCGAGCGGGGCAACCGGCGCCTCAACCAGCGGTGGAAGCGATTCGACACCCGCAACAAGCGGCCCACCATCGCCGCCGTGGCCGTCGCTCGCGAACTGGCCGGGTGGTGCTGGAGCCTCGCCGTGATGGACGAGCCGTCCTGA
- a CDS encoding TetR/AcrR family transcriptional regulator — protein MVAEQTTRRVTRRRVRTRANLLDAAFEVFAAKGFGRVSIEEVCEAAGYSRGAFYSNFASLDELFFALYRQRADLIAEQVAGALAQDGPGFDVPASVDRVTEVLLLDVEWLLVKTDFLVHAARDPDVAQSLLDHRERLRSAIADRLARATGHTALPAVLDGIDGAARAVVAAYDGVTTQLLLDKDVDSARAWLKQLLTALLTDGSGTPE, from the coding sequence ATGGTGGCGGAGCAGACGACACGCCGGGTGACCAGGCGTCGCGTGCGCACGCGTGCCAATCTCCTCGACGCCGCGTTCGAGGTGTTCGCCGCCAAGGGATTCGGCCGGGTGTCGATCGAGGAGGTCTGCGAGGCCGCCGGCTACAGCCGCGGCGCCTTCTACTCCAACTTCGCCAGCCTCGACGAACTGTTCTTCGCCCTCTACCGTCAGCGCGCCGACCTGATTGCCGAGCAGGTCGCGGGCGCGCTGGCGCAGGACGGTCCCGGCTTCGACGTACCGGCCTCCGTGGACCGGGTCACCGAGGTGCTGCTGCTCGACGTGGAGTGGCTGCTGGTGAAGACGGACTTCCTGGTGCACGCCGCCCGGGACCCGGACGTCGCGCAGAGCCTGCTGGATCACCGTGAGCGGCTGCGCTCCGCCATCGCCGACCGCCTCGCCCGGGCCACCGGGCACACCGCACTGCCCGCCGTGCTCGACGGCATCGACGGCGCCGCCCGCGCGGTCGTCGCCGCCTACGACGGGGTCACCACCCAACTGCTGCTGGACAAGGACGTCGACAGCGCCCGCGCCTGGCTCAAGCAACTGCTCACCGCCCTGCTGACCGACGGCAGCGGCACCCCCGAATGA
- a CDS encoding alpha-ketoglutarate-dependent dioxygenase AlkB family protein: MTTHLQGSLFDQADELRLGPLDGIRRTTLGRGAWIDVLPGWLSGSDELFAQLAAEVPWRAERRKMYDQVVDVPRLLAFYGADDPLPHPVLTEARAALTAHYASELGEPFTTAGLCYYRDGQDSVAWHGDRIGRGAREDTMVAIVSVGAPRDLLLRPTGGGETVRRPLGHGDLIVMGGSCQRTWEHAIPKSSRATGPRISVQFRPHGVQ; the protein is encoded by the coding sequence ATGACCACGCACCTCCAGGGCTCCCTCTTCGACCAGGCGGACGAGCTCCGGCTCGGCCCCCTCGACGGGATCCGCCGTACCACCCTCGGCCGGGGTGCCTGGATCGACGTGCTGCCCGGCTGGCTCAGCGGCTCGGACGAACTGTTCGCACAACTGGCCGCCGAAGTCCCCTGGCGCGCCGAACGCCGCAAGATGTACGACCAGGTGGTCGACGTACCCCGACTGCTCGCCTTCTACGGCGCGGACGACCCGCTGCCCCATCCGGTGCTGACCGAGGCACGAGCGGCACTCACCGCCCACTACGCGTCGGAACTGGGCGAGCCGTTCACCACGGCGGGCCTGTGCTACTACCGAGACGGCCAGGACAGCGTGGCCTGGCACGGCGACCGGATCGGCCGGGGCGCTCGGGAGGACACCATGGTCGCGATCGTCTCGGTGGGCGCACCTCGGGACCTCCTCCTGCGCCCGACGGGCGGCGGCGAGACCGTGCGCCGCCCGCTGGGCCACGGCGACCTCATCGTGATGGGCGGCTCCTGCCAGCGCACCTGGGAACACGCCATCCCCAAGTCCTCGCGCGCGACGGGCCCGCGCATCAGCGTCCAGTTCCGCCCGCACGGCGTGCAGTGA
- a CDS encoding WhiB family transcriptional regulator: MDDWRGRAACRHEDPDLFFPIGTSGPALMQTAQAKAVCRRCPVRERCLRWAMDTGQAVGVWGGTSEAERLALLRRTAVRRSG, from the coding sequence ATGGATGACTGGCGTGGCCGTGCCGCTTGCCGCCACGAGGATCCCGACCTCTTCTTCCCGATCGGCACCTCCGGCCCGGCGCTGATGCAGACGGCGCAGGCGAAGGCGGTCTGCCGGCGTTGTCCGGTGCGCGAGCGATGTCTGCGCTGGGCGATGGACACCGGTCAGGCGGTAGGGGTGTGGGGCGGCACGAGCGAGGCCGAGCGACTGGCGCTGCTGCGGCGGACGGCGGTGCGCCGCAGCGGCTAG
- a CDS encoding helix-turn-helix transcriptional regulator, giving the protein MPRPTGRVLTLLELLQSGGTRTVAELADRLGVEGRTVRRYVDQLIDLDIPVESVRGRYGGYRLAPGYRLPPLMLSDDEALAVLLGLIAGRRAGLTTTERTANETAAAKIRRVLPKHIARRLDTLLEALAFTDQPGEFDTPDAGVLLTIADAVRHRRPVSIRYTDRDGRPSERTLHAYGIVAHAGRWYVTGKDARIGEDRTLRLDRIADARTLPGSFEAPVGPAPAQRVLSGFATAGYRHEVTLRIHGTVEQIRAHLPVSVAILEEHEPAAGEDRATERWLRVELRAERLDWLPPVLAALDRPFVIERPDELRELVIALADRLTSCARRA; this is encoded by the coding sequence ATGCCTCGACCCACCGGCCGCGTGCTGACACTCCTGGAGCTGCTGCAGTCGGGCGGCACCAGGACGGTGGCCGAACTCGCCGACCGACTCGGGGTCGAAGGGCGCACCGTGCGGCGGTATGTGGACCAGCTGATCGACCTGGACATACCGGTGGAATCGGTGCGCGGCCGCTACGGCGGGTACCGGCTGGCTCCCGGGTACCGCTTGCCTCCGCTCATGCTCAGCGACGACGAGGCGCTGGCCGTGCTGCTCGGCCTGATCGCCGGCCGCCGGGCAGGGCTGACGACGACGGAGCGCACGGCAAACGAGACGGCGGCGGCGAAGATCCGGCGGGTGCTGCCCAAGCACATCGCCCGTCGGCTCGACACACTCCTGGAAGCTCTCGCCTTCACGGATCAGCCCGGCGAGTTCGACACCCCGGACGCCGGGGTCCTGCTCACCATCGCCGATGCGGTGCGCCACCGCCGACCGGTCTCGATCCGCTACACCGACCGTGACGGACGGCCCAGCGAACGCACGCTGCACGCATACGGGATCGTCGCCCATGCGGGCCGGTGGTACGTCACGGGCAAGGACGCCCGGATCGGCGAGGACCGAACCCTCCGGCTCGATCGCATCGCAGACGCACGGACCCTGCCCGGCTCATTCGAAGCGCCAGTGGGTCCCGCTCCTGCACAGCGCGTACTGTCAGGATTCGCCACGGCCGGGTACCGGCATGAGGTGACCTTGCGGATCCACGGGACAGTTGAGCAGATCCGCGCCCACCTTCCCGTCAGCGTCGCGATCCTGGAGGAGCACGAGCCCGCGGCCGGCGAGGACCGGGCGACCGAGCGCTGGCTGCGCGTCGAGCTGCGGGCGGAGCGGCTCGACTGGTTGCCTCCGGTACTCGCGGCACTCGACCGGCCGTTCGTCATCGAGCGCCCCGACGAACTCCGCGAACTCGTCATCGCGCTCGCCGATCGCCTCACGTCCTGTGCCCGCCGAGCCTGA
- a CDS encoding DUF488 domain-containing protein: MSIRIRRVYEPPEPEDGVRVLVDRLWPRGVSKDAARVDEWPKALTPSTELRRWYHAGEGSYEEFAGRYEAELAAPEAAELLDHVRELTRKGPVTLLTAAKTPEESHAAVLKRLLG; encoded by the coding sequence GTGAGCATCCGCATCCGCCGCGTCTACGAACCGCCCGAGCCGGAGGACGGCGTCCGCGTCCTCGTCGACCGGCTGTGGCCGCGCGGGGTGTCCAAGGACGCGGCCCGCGTGGACGAGTGGCCCAAGGCCCTCACCCCGTCGACCGAGCTGCGCCGCTGGTACCACGCGGGCGAGGGGTCGTACGAGGAGTTCGCGGGCCGGTACGAGGCGGAACTGGCCGCACCGGAGGCGGCGGAACTCCTCGACCATGTGCGGGAGTTGACGCGGAAGGGGCCGGTGACACTGCTGACGGCCGCGAAGACTCCCGAGGAGAGTCACGCGGCCGTCCTGAAGCGTCTGCTGGGCTGA
- a CDS encoding VOC family protein: MDFISIRIITGDVARLVEFYERATGAQATWANEDFAELKTAGATLAIGSTRTVPLFAPGSAHPADNHSVITEFLVDDVDGIYNNLTGFVTDFVTKPTTMPWGNRSLLFRDPDGNLVNFFTPVTPAAIEKFAR, encoded by the coding sequence ATGGACTTCATCTCGATCCGCATCATCACCGGCGACGTAGCGCGCCTCGTCGAGTTCTACGAGCGCGCCACAGGGGCGCAGGCGACGTGGGCCAACGAAGACTTCGCCGAACTCAAGACCGCGGGCGCCACCCTCGCGATCGGCAGCACCCGCACCGTCCCGCTGTTCGCCCCGGGCTCTGCCCACCCGGCGGACAACCACAGCGTGATCACCGAGTTCCTCGTCGACGACGTGGACGGCATTTACAACAACCTGACCGGCTTCGTCACCGACTTCGTCACCAAGCCCACCACGATGCCCTGGGGCAACCGTTCGCTGCTGTTCCGTGACCCCGACGGCAACCTCGTCAACTTCTTCACCCCCGTCACCCCAGCGGCCATCGAAAAGTTCGCACGCTGA
- a CDS encoding MBL fold metallo-hydrolase, translated as MRADVQEVADGIYLVHGSNTNWVILAEGDAVTLVDTGYPGDREQVLASLAQVGSSPEAVAAVLITHAHNDHVGSAEFLRARYGTPVLLHEAEVPHARREFLHQVTVGQVLQNGWRPGVLPWAVHALRSGGKTHVPVTAAEAFTPDAPLDLPGRPVPVHSPGHTDGHCAFHLPDKGVLISGDALVSGHPTSRVKGPHLLLDMFHRERAQALASLDVLAGLDADVFLPGHGPVHRGPVREAALQARERAA; from the coding sequence ATGCGAGCGGACGTGCAGGAAGTCGCCGACGGCATCTATCTGGTGCACGGCTCCAACACCAACTGGGTGATCCTGGCCGAGGGCGACGCCGTCACCCTGGTCGACACCGGGTATCCCGGGGACCGGGAGCAGGTGCTCGCCTCCCTTGCGCAGGTGGGGAGTTCACCGGAGGCCGTGGCGGCCGTGCTGATCACGCACGCGCACAACGACCATGTCGGCTCAGCAGAGTTCCTGCGCGCCCGGTACGGGACGCCGGTGCTGCTGCACGAGGCCGAAGTACCGCACGCCCGGCGGGAGTTCCTCCATCAGGTCACCGTCGGACAGGTGCTCCAGAACGGCTGGCGGCCCGGTGTGCTGCCGTGGGCGGTGCACGCGCTGCGCTCCGGCGGCAAGACGCATGTCCCGGTCACCGCAGCGGAGGCGTTCACGCCGGATGCCCCGCTGGACCTGCCGGGGCGGCCGGTGCCCGTGCACTCCCCCGGCCACACCGACGGCCACTGCGCCTTCCACCTCCCGGACAAGGGTGTACTCATCTCGGGAGACGCGCTGGTGAGCGGCCATCCGACGTCCCGGGTCAAGGGCCCGCATCTGCTGCTCGACATGTTCCACCGCGAGCGCGCCCAGGCCCTCGCGTCGCTGGACGTGCTCGCCGGTCTCGACGCCGACGTGTTCCTGCCCGGCCACGGCCCCGTACACCGCGGTCCAGTACGTGAAGCGGCACTTCAGGCCCGGGAGCGTGCCGCTTAG
- a CDS encoding FAD-binding dehydrogenase produces the protein MDADVIVVGAGLAGLVAAHELTSKGRRVALVDQENARNLGGQAFWSFGGLFLVDSPEQRRLKIKDSFELAWSDWQGSAGFDRVDDEDSWAVRWARAYVEFAAGEKRSWLEGHGIKFLPTVGWAERGDLRAHGHGNSVPRFHIAWGTGTGVVEPFVEYAKQAARDGLLTFHHRHRVDELVVEDGQARGVRGTLLAEDDAGRGMQSNRDRVGDFELTAQAVVVTTGGIGADHDIVRRYWPERLGTPPTQMVTGVPAYVDGRMLDISAAAGVRLVNRDRMWHYTEGIQNWDPIWPGHGIRILPGPSSMWFDALGRRLPDPCLPGYDTLGTLKYLRTTEDIAGYDHSWFILTQKIIEKEFALSGSEQNPDITAKDRAAFLKERVLGKGAPGPVDAFLRKGADFVTAPNLEQLVEKMNGLTDKPLLDAADVRRQIEARDLQLANSYSKDAQVQGIRNARRYIGDRLGRVATPHRILDPAAGPLIGVKLHVLTRKTLGGIQTDLDSRALGADGQPIGGLYAAGEVAGFGGGGVHGYNALEGTFLGGCLFSGRAAGRAAAQQTG, from the coding sequence ATGGATGCCGACGTCATCGTCGTCGGCGCGGGCCTCGCGGGCCTCGTCGCCGCACATGAACTCACCAGCAAGGGCCGCCGGGTCGCCCTGGTGGACCAGGAGAACGCCCGCAACCTGGGCGGACAGGCCTTCTGGTCCTTCGGCGGGCTGTTCCTCGTCGACTCCCCCGAACAGCGGCGCCTGAAGATCAAGGACTCCTTCGAGCTGGCCTGGAGCGACTGGCAGGGCAGTGCCGGGTTCGACCGGGTGGACGACGAGGACTCCTGGGCGGTGCGCTGGGCGCGCGCCTACGTCGAGTTCGCGGCGGGGGAGAAGCGGTCCTGGCTGGAGGGGCACGGCATCAAGTTCCTGCCCACCGTCGGCTGGGCCGAGCGCGGCGACCTGAGGGCGCACGGCCACGGCAACTCCGTACCCCGCTTCCACATCGCCTGGGGCACCGGCACGGGAGTGGTGGAGCCGTTCGTCGAGTACGCCAAGCAGGCCGCGCGCGACGGGCTGCTGACCTTCCACCACCGCCACCGGGTCGACGAACTCGTCGTCGAGGACGGCCAGGCGCGCGGCGTGCGCGGCACCCTCCTCGCCGAGGACGACGCCGGCCGGGGCATGCAGTCCAACCGCGACCGCGTCGGCGACTTCGAACTCACCGCGCAGGCCGTCGTCGTCACCACCGGCGGCATCGGCGCCGACCACGACATCGTCCGCCGCTACTGGCCCGAGCGCCTCGGCACCCCGCCCACGCAGATGGTCACCGGCGTCCCCGCCTACGTCGACGGCCGCATGCTCGACATCAGCGCGGCGGCGGGCGTACGCCTGGTCAACCGCGACCGCATGTGGCACTACACCGAGGGCATCCAGAACTGGGACCCGATCTGGCCCGGACACGGCATCCGCATCCTGCCCGGACCGTCCTCCATGTGGTTCGACGCGCTCGGCCGCCGCCTGCCCGACCCGTGCCTGCCCGGCTACGACACCCTCGGCACCCTCAAGTACCTGCGCACCACCGAGGACATCGCCGGGTACGACCACTCCTGGTTCATCCTCACCCAGAAGATCATCGAGAAGGAGTTCGCGCTCTCCGGCTCCGAGCAGAACCCCGACATCACCGCCAAGGACCGGGCGGCGTTCCTCAAGGAGCGGGTCCTGGGCAAGGGCGCGCCGGGGCCGGTGGACGCGTTCCTGCGCAAGGGGGCGGACTTCGTGACCGCCCCGAACCTGGAGCAGCTCGTCGAGAAGATGAACGGCCTGACCGACAAGCCGCTCCTGGATGCCGCCGACGTGCGCCGCCAGATCGAGGCCCGTGACCTCCAGCTCGCCAACTCCTACAGCAAGGACGCCCAGGTGCAGGGCATCCGCAACGCCCGCCGCTACATCGGCGACCGCCTCGGCCGGGTCGCCACCCCGCACCGGATCCTCGACCCCGCAGCGGGCCCGCTGATCGGCGTCAAGCTGCACGTCCTCACCCGCAAGACCCTCGGCGGCATCCAGACCGACCTCGACTCCCGCGCGCTGGGCGCCGACGGGCAGCCGATCGGCGGCCTGTACGCGGCGGGCGAGGTGGCCGGGTTCGGCGGTGGCGGCGTGCACGGCTACAACGCCCTGGAAGGCACCTTCCTCGGCGGCTGTCTCTTCTCGGGACGGGCCGCCGGGCGGGCCGCCGCACAGCAGACCGGCTGA